A window from Megalobrama amblycephala isolate DHTTF-2021 linkage group LG9, ASM1881202v1, whole genome shotgun sequence encodes these proteins:
- the smim13 gene encoding small integral membrane protein 13, whose protein sequence is MWQSVGLTVLVIVATLICVLLFMLFGWYVVWQLFLSKFKFLRELVGDTGSPQAETEPSESESERSSPPTPRHRPKSARQRIVPPDSTT, encoded by the exons ATGTGGCAGAGTGTTGGTTTGACGGTGTTGGTGATCGTGGCCACGCTGATATGTGTCCTCCTCTTCATGCTCTTCG GGTGGTATGTGGTGTGGCAGCTCTTCCTGTCTAAGTTTAAGTTCCTGCGGGAGTTGGTGGGTGACACCGGTTCCCCGCAGGCCGAAACCGAGCCCTCCGAGTCCGAGAGCGAACGCAGCTCGCCCCCGACACCCCGCCACCGACCCAAGAGCGCTCGCCAAAGGATCGTCCCTCCTGACAGCACTACATAG
- the LOC125276122 gene encoding E3 ubiquitin-protein ligase TRIM39-like: MAEYSPTSPKMRERTRSVDVPPLMSSSSGPLTEELQCSICLDVFTDPVSTPCGHNFCKTCLNKCWDNSQTCNCPYCKETFKIKPDLKINTTLREVVDHYKKKSPEKKTEVLKNPEVLCDICEERKLKALKSCLVCQSSYCETHLEPHLRVAGLKKHKLINPVRNLEDYICQKHERPLELFCRDDQTIVCVSCTDGDHKNHNTVSLEETQLMIQDTEEMIQGRIKKIQDIKNTAEFRKRNTEKEKAARVELFTDLIRSIERCQTELLEMMEEQQKAAEKQEEELIEELEQEITELKMRKTELEQLSHTEDHLHLLQIYSSRCSSRNTRNWSEISVKTDESLETLRRALTQLQDTLDEKLIQADLKRMQQYEVDVTLDPDTAHPYLILSDDGKQVKCGDIRQDLPDNPERFDYSVCVLGMEGFSSGRFYFEVQVKGVTKWGLGVARDSSNRKGSITPRPCNGHWTLALKNGNEYVAAAGPSVSLCLRVKPQRVGVFVDYEEGLVSFYDVESRSHIYSFTGQSFTGKLYPLFGPDSNDGGKNSTPLIITPVKYNK, encoded by the exons ATGGCAGAATATTCCCCAACATCACCGAAAATGAGAGAAAGGACAAGGAGTGTGGATGTTCCTCCAT TGATGTCATCCTCTAGTGGTCCACTGACTGAGGAGCTTCAGTGCTCGATATGTCTGGACGTGTTCACTGATCCAGTCAGCACTCCATGTGGACACAACTTCTGCAAGACCTGTCTGAATAAGTGCTGGGACAACAGCCAGACCTGCAACTGTCCATACTGTAAAGAAACATTCAAGATCAAACCTGATCTCAAGATTAATACCACACTCCGAGAAGTTGTAGATCACTATAAAAAGAAAAGTCCTGAGAAAAAAACTGAAGTTCTGAAAAATCCTGAAGTTCTGTGTGACATCTGTGAGGAAAGAAAGCTGAAAGCCCTGAAGTCGTGTCTGGTGTGTCAGAGCTCTTACTGTGAAACTCACCTGGAGCCTCATTTGAGAGTGGCAGGTTTAAAGAAACACAAACTGATCAATCCTGTGAGGAATCTGGAGGACTATATATGTCAGAAACATGAGAGACCTCTGGAGCTGTTCTGTAGAGATGATCAGACAATCGTGTGTGTGTCCTGCACTGACGGAGATCACAAGAATCACAACACTGTTTCATTAGAAGAG ACTCAGCTGATGATCCAAGACACAGAGGAGATGATCCAGGGCAGAATCAAGAAGATTCAAGACATAAAAAACACAGCAGAATTCAGAAAA AGAAACACAGAGAAGGAGAAAGCAGCCCGTGTGGAGCTCTTCACTGATCTCATCCGTTCCATTGAGAGATGTCAGACTGAACTGCTGGAGATGATGGAGGAGCAGCAGAAAGCAGCAGAGAAACAGGAGGAAGAGCTCATTGAAGagctggagcaggagatcactGAGCTAAAGATGAGAAAaactgagctggagcagctctCACACACTGAAGATCACCTCCACCTCCTACAG ATTTACTCATCCCGGTGCAGCTCTAGAAACACCAGGAACTGGTCTGAGATCAGTGTGAAGACTGATGAGAGTCTGGAGACTCTGAGGAGAGCTCTGACTCAACTGCAGGACACTCTAGATGAGAAACTCATACAGGCTG ATCTGAAGAGGATGCAGCAGTATGAAG TGGATGTGACTCTGGATCCTGATACAGCTCATCCATATCTCATCCTGTCTGATGATGGAAAACAAGTAAAATGTGGAGACATTAGGCAGGACCTCCCAGACAATCCAGAAAGATTTGATTACAGTGTATGTGTCTTGGGAATGGAGGGATTCTCCTCAGGGAGATTTTATTTtgaggtgcaggtgaagggaGTAACTAAATGGGGTTTAGGAGTGGCCAGAGATTCCAGTAACAGGAAGGGATCGATCACACCGAGACCCTGTAATGGACACTGGACTTTGGCACTGAAGAATGGGAATGAATATGTAGCCGCTGCTGGTccctctgtctctctgtgtctGAGAGTGAAGCCGCAGCGGGTCGGTGTGTTTGTGGATTATGAGGAGGGTCTGGTCTCCTTTTATGATGTGGAGTCCAGATCTCATATCTACTCTTTCACTGGTCAGTCTTTCACTGGAAAACTCTATCCATTGTTTGGCCCTGACTCTAATGATGGAGGTAAAAACTCAACTCCACTGATCATCACACCTGTCAAATACAATAAATGA